Proteins encoded within one genomic window of Gracilimonas sp.:
- a CDS encoding isoaspartyl peptidase/L-asparaginase family protein, producing MRRITTFFILSFFLILSGCQLQESQVGEPPQKEWSIALHGGAGYVSKDMPEDRKEAYMQSLEEALAIGSEILENGGTALDAIEKTVNYLEDNEMFNAGKGAVFTAEGKNELDAAIMDGSTLNAGAITGVTTVKNPISLARKVMTDSKHVFFAADGAETYADQTDVERVDPSYFYTERRYESLKRAQAEEQSSSLIETDDQKAWKYGTVGAVAKDKNGNLAAATSTGGMTNKRYGRVGDVPIIGSGTYANDLVAVSATGWGEKIMLNVSAHTLAAYMEYKGVTLQESMNYLVDDVLEPGDAGFIAVDKYGNFSMKTNTGSMFRAAADSEGNKEVAIWE from the coding sequence GCAAGAAAGCCAAGTTGGTGAGCCTCCTCAAAAAGAATGGTCTATAGCCCTTCATGGCGGAGCCGGTTATGTGTCAAAGGATATGCCTGAAGATCGAAAAGAAGCCTATATGCAATCACTGGAAGAGGCATTGGCGATAGGATCTGAAATACTGGAAAATGGCGGAACTGCTTTAGATGCCATCGAGAAAACCGTCAACTATCTGGAAGATAATGAAATGTTTAATGCTGGAAAGGGAGCTGTTTTTACAGCAGAAGGCAAGAACGAACTGGATGCGGCCATTATGGACGGCTCAACATTAAATGCCGGGGCCATTACAGGAGTTACTACCGTTAAAAATCCAATTTCACTTGCCCGCAAAGTGATGACGGATTCCAAACATGTATTTTTTGCCGCAGACGGTGCGGAGACATATGCCGATCAAACGGATGTTGAACGTGTAGATCCCTCTTATTTTTATACGGAAAGACGCTACGAGTCTTTAAAAAGAGCGCAGGCGGAGGAGCAGTCGAGCAGCTTGATTGAAACCGATGATCAAAAAGCATGGAAATATGGAACTGTGGGCGCAGTTGCTAAAGATAAAAATGGAAATCTAGCCGCTGCCACTTCAACCGGGGGCATGACCAATAAAAGATATGGTCGTGTAGGTGATGTGCCAATTATTGGATCCGGAACTTATGCCAATGATCTGGTTGCCGTTTCAGCCACGGGCTGGGGTGAGAAAATCATGTTAAATGTGTCGGCCCATACCTTAGCTGCTTACATGGAATACAAAGGGGTTACGCTCCAGGAATCGATGAATTATTTAGTGGATGATGTATTGGAACCCGGTGATGCAGGCTTTATAGCCGTTGATAAGTATGGTAATTTCTCTATGAAAACAAACACGGGCTCAATGTTTCGTGCGGCTGCCGATTCCGAGGGCAATAAAGAGGTGGCAATCTGGGAGTAG